In Candidatus Binatia bacterium, one DNA window encodes the following:
- a CDS encoding thioesterase family protein encodes MSEIVSYRGSVYPWHCDQMGHMNVMFYVGKFDEATWHLMAAVGITPAYVREMRSGMAGVQQNITYKRELLAGDIVEIRSRIMSIGDRKMAWVHDLYDAQTGELCAVCELTGVHIDRTERRATPFPPEVRARAEAMIAAPRPRNTESKESQ; translated from the coding sequence TTGAGTGAGATCGTTAGCTACCGAGGATCGGTCTACCCGTGGCACTGCGATCAGATGGGCCACATGAACGTCATGTTCTACGTTGGCAAGTTCGATGAGGCGACGTGGCATTTGATGGCGGCAGTCGGGATCACGCCGGCCTACGTGAGAGAGATGCGCTCCGGCATGGCAGGGGTCCAGCAAAACATCACCTATAAGCGGGAGCTGCTCGCCGGCGACATCGTCGAGATTCGTTCGCGGATCATGAGCATCGGCGACCGTAAGATGGCGTGGGTGCACGACCTGTACGATGCGCAGACCGGCGAGCTCTGCGCGGTGTGCGAGCTCACAGGTGTGCACATCGACCGCACGGAGCGCCGCGCTACGCCGTTTCCTCCCGAGGTCCGTGCTCGCGCGGAAGCGATGATCGCCGCCCCGCGCCCGAGAAATACAGAATCAAAAGAATCGCAGTAA
- a CDS encoding stage II sporulation protein M: protein MTQAAFVERRSGTWQSLDALLRRVERRGTRALSPDEIFELGRLYRATTSDLAYAQGADYDRALLEYLNRSVARAHAHVYAKAPESGMRRIAEFYARAFPQEFRRSLPYVAVCTALTVACAVVAYVLVRSHPADAYALLPKFLVSEKIRKSLHDSKFAVDPGFAPAMSALIIANNVKVAIVAFAGSVTLGALTLYIIASNGVMLGGMGALFTNAGFGADFWATIAPHGVIELTAIQIAGAAGLLIAAAIVHPGRMRRRDLIVINARRAGTLILGVASMLIVAGTIEAFVSPLRLPETVRIGVGIFTAILLILYFSGAGRRSSLPREHGPREETA, encoded by the coding sequence TTGACGCAAGCCGCTTTCGTCGAGCGCCGGTCGGGCACGTGGCAGAGCCTCGACGCGCTCCTGCGCCGCGTCGAGCGGCGCGGCACGCGAGCGCTTTCGCCCGACGAGATCTTCGAGCTGGGCCGCCTCTACCGTGCCACGACGAGCGACCTGGCCTACGCCCAAGGTGCCGATTACGACCGCGCGCTGCTCGAGTATCTCAACCGCAGTGTGGCGCGCGCGCACGCGCACGTGTACGCTAAGGCGCCGGAGAGCGGGATGCGGCGCATCGCGGAATTTTACGCGCGCGCGTTTCCGCAAGAGTTTCGCCGCTCGCTGCCCTACGTCGCGGTCTGCACCGCGCTCACCGTGGCCTGCGCCGTGGTCGCGTACGTGCTCGTGCGCAGCCATCCCGCCGACGCCTACGCGCTGCTGCCGAAGTTCCTCGTCTCGGAGAAGATCCGAAAGAGCCTACACGACTCCAAATTTGCCGTCGACCCCGGATTCGCGCCGGCGATGTCGGCGCTGATCATCGCCAACAACGTCAAGGTCGCGATCGTCGCCTTCGCGGGCTCGGTCACCCTCGGCGCGCTGACGCTGTATATCATCGCGTCCAACGGCGTGATGCTGGGCGGGATGGGCGCGCTCTTCACTAACGCGGGGTTCGGCGCCGATTTTTGGGCGACGATCGCGCCGCATGGCGTCATCGAGCTGACGGCGATTCAGATCGCGGGCGCGGCGGGCTTGCTGATCGCCGCGGCGATCGTCCATCCGGGGCGAATGCGGCGGCGGGATCTGATCGTGATCAACGCGCGCCGCGCCGGCACGCTGATTCTCGGCGTCGCCTCTATGCTGATCGTCGCCGGCACGATCGAGGCGTTCGTCTCGCCGCTGCGGCTACCGGAGACGGTGCGCATCGGGGTCGGGATCTTTACTGCGATTCTTTTGATTCTGTATTTCTCGGGCGCGGGGCGGCGATCATCGCTTCCGCGCGAGCACGGACCTCGGGAGGAAACGGCGTAG
- a CDS encoding GNAT family N-acetyltransferase encodes MPDYRDAILAHPDSIYLDPMLLREGRVRIAEIQGRMIGFSVLLAPGGDIAELDGLFVDPPWWRRGAGTALLFDAIQCARAEQAARIEVTANPAAVDFYAKHGFVRTGEVQTRFGQAPRMCYLISDERREGVKLE; translated from the coding sequence GTGCCTGATTATCGCGATGCAATCTTGGCGCATCCCGATTCGATTTACCTCGATCCGATGCTCCTTCGCGAAGGGCGAGTGCGAATCGCAGAAATTCAGGGCCGGATGATCGGGTTCTCCGTACTGCTTGCGCCGGGCGGAGACATAGCAGAGCTTGACGGGCTGTTTGTCGACCCACCGTGGTGGCGCAGGGGCGCCGGAACAGCGCTATTGTTCGATGCCATACAGTGCGCTCGCGCGGAACAGGCAGCACGGATAGAGGTGACCGCCAACCCTGCAGCGGTGGATTTCTACGCGAAGCACGGGTTCGTTCGGACCGGCGAAGTGCAGACGCGATTCGGCCAAGCTCCACGAATGTGCTATCTCATCTCTGATGAGCGGCGGGAGGGGGTCAAACTTGAGTGA
- a CDS encoding RDD family protein: protein MRQRSGVGGPAPSNLAEVDRTLEVRTPESIAFNYELAGLGSRFLALIVDQAIQILTLVAIFYGIVMAGARAAARHGATPLSDKVAQSLAIALVVAILFVVLFGYFIAFEALWNGQTPGKKLLGLRVVRDGGYPIDFGASLIRNLIRVGEQLVGYYILAAVSALISPENKRLGDLAAGTIVVRDARLAPPRDLSRRAEPEPAYSPTAYMSGQERALVKRFLERRAALSPERRQELASQLASRVRDRVPAELARLDDESLLERL, encoded by the coding sequence TTGCGTCAACGCTCAGGAGTTGGCGGGCCGGCGCCGTCGAACCTGGCCGAAGTGGATCGGACGCTCGAGGTTCGTACGCCCGAGAGCATCGCATTTAACTACGAGCTCGCCGGGCTCGGGAGCCGCTTTCTCGCGCTGATCGTCGATCAGGCGATCCAAATTCTCACGTTGGTCGCGATCTTCTACGGTATCGTAATGGCAGGCGCGCGCGCGGCCGCACGACATGGTGCGACCCCGCTGAGCGACAAGGTCGCGCAAAGCCTTGCGATCGCGCTCGTCGTCGCGATCCTCTTCGTCGTGCTCTTCGGATACTTCATCGCGTTCGAGGCGCTCTGGAACGGGCAGACGCCGGGCAAGAAGCTCCTCGGCCTGCGCGTGGTGCGCGACGGCGGCTATCCCATCGACTTCGGCGCGTCGTTGATTCGCAATCTCATCCGCGTCGGGGAGCAGCTCGTCGGGTACTACATCCTGGCGGCCGTCAGCGCGCTGATATCGCCGGAAAACAAGCGCCTCGGCGACCTCGCCGCCGGCACGATCGTGGTGCGCGATGCGCGCCTCGCGCCGCCGCGCGATCTCTCCCGACGCGCCGAGCCGGAGCCGGCGTATTCGCCGACGGCGTATATGAGCGGCCAGGAGCGCGCGTTGGTCAAGCGTTTCCTCGAGCGGCGCGCTGCGCTCTCGCCGGAGCGCCGCCAAGAGCTCGCGTCGCAGTTGGCGTCACGCGTCCGCGACCGCGTGCCGGCCGAGCTCGCGCGCCTCGACGACGAATCGCTGCTCGAACGCCTCTAG
- a CDS encoding DUF4350 domain-containing protein, which yields MTPSTKFIPSVVEGLRLDVVILVACAAVLALLAYERGVTEGEHRASVYSTYDTGPNGYRALYEVLSAAGVPVRRFQRALPLLDPSVRTLVITGYEEDPSAKPLGEQDAVWLRDFVTKGGRLVAIDAEFAGPQDVAPGVGTTVRSSVLRQAQDDNAIPLAHNTFTAGITRLRGTIGWIFPFHDPRVPLLANDKGVVAAFYRVGRGQVVAVTAPAIFSNAQLRNADNVRFAYNAVAGDGDVAFDEYVHGYNDAETMWQALPAAVHAAVWISIGLILVALVGANVPFAPPYLANSPDERDSSHYIAALAELMRRSRQRPHDDDVLRQATIEYRRRKEHA from the coding sequence GTGACCCCTTCGACGAAGTTTATCCCGAGCGTAGTCGAGGGGCTTAGACTCGACGTGGTCATCCTGGTCGCCTGCGCGGCGGTGCTCGCTTTGCTCGCCTACGAGCGCGGCGTTACCGAGGGCGAGCACCGCGCCTCGGTATACTCGACGTATGACACGGGACCGAACGGCTATCGCGCGCTCTACGAAGTGCTAAGCGCCGCGGGGGTGCCGGTGCGGCGTTTCCAACGCGCACTGCCGCTGCTCGATCCGTCGGTGCGCACGCTCGTCATCACGGGCTACGAGGAAGACCCGTCGGCCAAGCCGCTCGGCGAGCAGGACGCAGTGTGGCTGCGCGACTTTGTGACGAAGGGCGGGCGGCTCGTGGCGATAGACGCGGAGTTTGCAGGGCCGCAAGACGTCGCGCCCGGCGTTGGCACGACGGTGCGCAGCAGCGTCCTTCGACAAGCCCAGGATGACAACGCAATACCGCTGGCCCACAATACGTTTACGGCGGGCATAACGCGGCTGCGCGGAACGATCGGCTGGATTTTTCCCTTCCACGACCCGCGCGTCCCGCTGCTCGCTAACGACAAGGGCGTGGTGGCGGCGTTCTATCGCGTAGGCCGCGGCCAGGTCGTGGCCGTCACGGCGCCGGCAATCTTCAGCAACGCGCAGCTGCGCAACGCCGACAATGTGCGCTTCGCGTACAACGCCGTCGCGGGCGACGGCGACGTGGCCTTCGACGAATACGTGCACGGCTACAACGATGCCGAGACGATGTGGCAGGCGCTCCCGGCGGCCGTGCACGCCGCCGTGTGGATCTCCATCGGGCTGATCCTGGTCGCGCTGGTCGGGGCCAATGTGCCGTTCGCGCCGCCGTATCTCGCGAATTCACCTGACGAGCGCGACTCGTCGCACTATATCGCGGCGCTGGCGGAGCTGATGCGCCGCTCGCGCCAGCGTCCGCACGACGACGACGTCCTCCGGCAGGCAACGATCGAATATCGACGGCGAAAGGAGCATGCGTGA
- a CDS encoding NADP-dependent isocitrate dehydrogenase — protein sequence MTLNSVPVTIAYGDGIGPEIMTATLRILDAAGACLELDPIEIGESVYKKGLTNGIEPASWESLRRTKVFLKAPITTPQGGGFKSLNVTVRKTLGMYANVRPCMSLYPYVATKHPQMDIVIVRENEEDVYGGIEHRQTNQVAQCLKLISRPGSKRIIRYAFEYAHANKRKKVTCFTKDNIMKITDGLFHRTFNEIATEYPDIEHEHWIVDIGAAKMADTPEAFDVIVMPNLYGDVLSDVAAQITGSVGLAGSANIGDHCSMFEAIHGSAPRRAGQNLANPSGLLHGAMLMLVHIGQADVAERVHNGWLRTIEDGVHTYDIFKEGTSRKKVGTKEFADAVIERLDKLPQHLKPIEYDKEAQMNLAIRPAGKPPMKLRAGVDLFIDRRDGNPDQIAAVMERFDVPGAKLTTISNRGTKVWPNGNPDTYWSDHWSCRFEADGEPFGAEHVVKLLLAANQAGFDVIKTEGLYTFNGERGYSLAQGE from the coding sequence ATGACGTTGAATAGCGTGCCGGTTACCATCGCGTACGGCGACGGCATCGGGCCTGAGATCATGACGGCCACGCTGCGCATCCTCGATGCGGCAGGGGCCTGCCTGGAGCTGGATCCGATCGAGATCGGCGAGTCCGTCTACAAGAAGGGGCTCACCAACGGCATCGAGCCTGCGTCGTGGGAGTCGCTGCGGCGCACAAAGGTCTTCCTCAAGGCGCCGATCACGACGCCGCAGGGCGGCGGCTTCAAGAGCCTTAACGTGACCGTCCGCAAGACGCTGGGCATGTACGCCAACGTACGGCCGTGCATGTCGCTCTACCCCTACGTCGCTACGAAGCATCCACAGATGGACATCGTCATCGTGCGCGAGAACGAGGAAGACGTGTACGGCGGGATCGAGCACCGCCAAACGAACCAGGTTGCGCAGTGCCTGAAGCTGATCTCGCGCCCCGGCAGCAAGCGTATCATCCGGTACGCGTTCGAGTACGCGCACGCGAACAAACGCAAAAAAGTCACGTGTTTCACCAAAGACAACATCATGAAGATCACGGACGGCCTGTTCCACCGGACGTTCAACGAGATCGCCACGGAGTATCCGGACATCGAGCACGAACACTGGATCGTCGACATCGGCGCGGCCAAGATGGCCGACACGCCGGAGGCGTTCGACGTGATCGTGATGCCGAATCTGTACGGCGACGTGCTCTCCGACGTCGCTGCCCAGATCACCGGGTCGGTCGGCCTCGCGGGCTCCGCCAACATCGGTGACCACTGCTCGATGTTCGAGGCCATCCACGGCTCGGCGCCGCGCCGCGCGGGCCAGAATCTGGCGAACCCGTCCGGCCTGCTGCACGGCGCGATGCTGATGCTCGTCCACATCGGTCAGGCGGACGTCGCGGAGCGCGTGCACAACGGCTGGCTGCGCACGATCGAGGACGGCGTCCATACCTACGATATCTTCAAAGAAGGGACGTCGCGCAAAAAGGTCGGGACCAAGGAGTTCGCCGACGCGGTCATCGAGCGGCTGGACAAGCTACCCCAGCACCTCAAGCCGATCGAGTACGACAAAGAGGCGCAGATGAACCTCGCCATTCGCCCGGCCGGGAAGCCGCCGATGAAGCTGCGTGCCGGCGTCGATCTCTTCATCGACCGGCGGGACGGCAACCCCGACCAGATCGCCGCAGTCATGGAACGCTTCGACGTGCCCGGCGCGAAGCTGACGACGATCAGCAACCGCGGCACCAAGGTGTGGCCGAACGGCAACCCCGACACGTATTGGAGCGACCACTGGTCTTGCCGCTTCGAAGCCGACGGCGAGCCGTTCGGCGCGGAGCACGTCGTTAAGCTGCTGCTGGCGGCGAATCAGGCCGGCTTCGACGTGATCAAGACCGAGGGGCTGTACACGTTCAACGGCGAGCGCGGCTACTCGCTCGCCCAGGGTGAATAG
- a CDS encoding DUF58 domain-containing protein yields the protein MWLPAWFTPRFLWVLAAIALLLALSPGVPLFVPLAVALAAALAVATVADAIIGPPASALRVARQAPDHFALAVTTDVAYTIENRSSREVRVGIVETPARTLRYETDELIATLPPASRSTAARSVTPIARGADEIGTLYVWYENPLGLLRRRLRFPSPQAIRVYPNLAAVERYGKLHLRNRAIDAGLRRMKLRGAGTEFESLREWSDGDAFGWVDWKATARRGKLMVAQHEVERSQSVMLLLDCGRLMTARIDGRRKLDYAVQAALSLATIAGLASDRVGLVAFAHEILGATAPRSTKSSIARLTDELYDLQPRFEESNYTRAFAYLRHHLHKRSVIVFLTDVIDPLAQAARMAEVGALARRHLLVCVFMNDAAVSDALAVEPHDVGDAYRASVALELANERRTAKMVLERTGALVIDVAARNLSTALIDEYLRVKRRGLL from the coding sequence ATGTGGCTGCCCGCGTGGTTCACGCCTCGTTTTCTCTGGGTGCTCGCGGCGATCGCGTTGCTGCTTGCGCTTTCCCCCGGCGTGCCGCTCTTCGTACCGTTGGCGGTCGCGCTCGCAGCGGCGCTCGCGGTGGCCACGGTAGCCGACGCGATCATCGGACCGCCCGCCTCGGCGCTGCGCGTCGCGCGCCAGGCGCCCGACCATTTCGCGCTAGCGGTCACGACGGACGTCGCGTACACGATCGAAAACCGCTCGTCGCGCGAGGTCCGGGTCGGCATCGTAGAGACGCCCGCGCGGACGCTTCGCTACGAAACCGACGAGCTGATCGCGACGCTCCCGCCGGCGAGCCGCTCGACGGCTGCGCGCTCCGTGACGCCGATCGCACGCGGGGCGGACGAGATCGGCACGCTCTACGTTTGGTACGAGAACCCGCTCGGGCTGCTCCGCCGCCGCCTCCGTTTCCCATCGCCGCAGGCGATCCGCGTGTATCCCAACCTCGCCGCGGTCGAGCGTTATGGCAAGCTTCATCTCCGTAACCGGGCGATCGACGCGGGCCTGCGCAGGATGAAGCTTCGCGGCGCGGGCACGGAGTTCGAATCGCTGCGCGAATGGAGCGACGGCGACGCGTTTGGTTGGGTCGACTGGAAGGCGACGGCACGCCGCGGCAAGCTGATGGTCGCGCAGCACGAGGTCGAACGTAGCCAGAGCGTGATGCTGCTGCTGGACTGCGGGCGGCTCATGACCGCGCGCATCGATGGCCGGCGCAAGCTCGACTACGCGGTGCAGGCGGCCCTCTCGCTCGCGACGATCGCGGGGCTCGCGAGCGACCGCGTCGGGCTCGTTGCGTTCGCGCACGAGATCCTCGGGGCTACGGCGCCGCGTTCGACCAAATCATCGATCGCGCGCCTCACCGACGAGCTCTACGACCTCCAGCCCCGCTTCGAGGAGTCGAACTACACGCGCGCCTTCGCCTACCTGCGGCACCACCTGCACAAGCGCTCGGTGATCGTCTTTCTCACCGACGTCATCGACCCGCTCGCCCAGGCGGCCCGGATGGCCGAGGTCGGCGCGCTGGCGCGGCGTCACCTCCTAGTCTGCGTGTTCATGAACGATGCGGCGGTAAGCGACGCGCTGGCGGTCGAGCCACACGACGTCGGCGACGCCTACCGCGCCAGCGTGGCGCTCGAACTGGCGAACGAGCGGCGCACGGCCAAGATGGTTCTCGAGCGCACGGGCGCGCTCGTCATCGACGTTGCGGCGAGGAATTTGTCAACCGCATTGATCGACGAATACCTGCGCGTGAAGCGCCGCGGCCTGCTGTGA
- a CDS encoding MoxR family ATPase: MTSTVQEIAERLSAGMEQVLVGADRLTLGLTIALLARGHALIEGVPGTGKTLAVRALALLLGLDFRRIAFTPDLMPSDVVGTTVFNPQTAQFTTRFGPLLANVVLADEVNRTPPKTQSALLEAMEEGRVTIDGVPYPLPQPFLLCATQNPIEYEGTYPLPEAQLDRFTIKVESSYPPEAQELELLARTAAGFDARALEASDLAPVTNAAEVLEAQRAVRRVHLSDGVRDYTYRIVAATRKHPRVTLGASPRAGVTLLSATQAAAGIAGRDFATPDDVKDVADFVIPHRLIVAPDAEIEGISAHDVLRDVLATLPVPRPVSS; the protein is encoded by the coding sequence GTGACTTCAACGGTTCAAGAGATCGCCGAGCGGCTGTCGGCGGGGATGGAGCAGGTGCTGGTCGGAGCCGACCGGCTGACCCTCGGCCTCACGATCGCTCTGCTCGCTCGCGGGCACGCGCTGATCGAAGGCGTGCCGGGCACGGGCAAGACGCTGGCGGTGCGCGCGCTCGCGCTCCTATTGGGGCTGGATTTCCGGCGCATCGCGTTCACGCCGGACCTGATGCCCTCGGACGTGGTGGGAACGACGGTGTTCAACCCGCAGACGGCGCAGTTCACGACGCGATTCGGCCCGCTGCTCGCGAACGTCGTACTCGCCGATGAAGTCAACCGCACGCCGCCCAAGACGCAATCGGCGCTGCTCGAAGCAATGGAGGAGGGACGCGTGACGATCGACGGCGTTCCCTATCCGCTGCCACAGCCGTTTCTGCTCTGTGCGACGCAGAACCCGATCGAATACGAGGGAACCTATCCGCTGCCCGAAGCGCAGCTCGATCGCTTCACGATCAAGGTCGAGTCCTCGTATCCGCCCGAGGCGCAAGAGCTCGAGCTGCTCGCGCGCACGGCCGCCGGTTTCGACGCGCGCGCCCTGGAGGCGTCGGACCTCGCGCCGGTGACGAATGCGGCGGAGGTGCTCGAAGCACAGCGCGCGGTGCGGCGCGTGCACCTCTCCGACGGCGTCCGCGACTACACGTATCGCATCGTCGCCGCGACGCGCAAACACCCACGCGTCACGCTCGGGGCCTCGCCGCGCGCCGGCGTTACGCTCTTGAGCGCGACGCAAGCCGCCGCTGGAATTGCGGGCCGCGACTTCGCAACGCCGGACGACGTGAAAGACGTCGCCGACTTCGTCATTCCTCACCGCCTGATCGTCGCACCCGACGCCGAGATCGAGGGCATCTCCGCGCACGACGTCCTGCGCGACGTGCTCGCCACGCTCCCCGTGCCACGCCCAGTATCATCCTGA